Sequence from the Planctomycetia bacterium genome:
CCCTGTTTTTCGGCCTCGCTAGAATTCGCGTGCCGCCGCGGCGTCGGGCCGTTAGTTTATATCTTCGATCGTCGATTCTTCTCGATGATGCTTCCGACCGGATTCTCTCACCCGATCGTGCGCGGCCCCGATCGAGCTTCGAGATTTGCTTCTTTGAGTCAGCACTGCTGCGAGCGAGGGTCATCATGTTTGTGCGACGTCGAGGATCGTCGGTCGAAGTGCTTGCTCCGGCGAAGCTGAATCTGTTTCTCGAAGTGCTCGCGAAGCGGCCCGACGGCTACCACGAAATCGAAACGCTCATGACTCCCGTGTCGCTCTTCGACACGCTCGTCTTGGCCGACGACGCCTCGGGCCGAATCGAGCTGGAAACGGAAACGATCGCCGACGCCACGGCCGTGAGCTGCCGAGCGACAGCATCTCCGGAGTCATCTCCGGAGCCGCTGCCGCAAGGGTCGGCGAACATCGTCGTGCGGGCCCTGGAGTTGTTGCGCCTACGCTCGGGCTGCGAGCGCGGTGCGCGCGTGCGATTGACGAAGCGCATTCCGATGGCGGCGGGAATGGCCGGGGGCTCGACCGATGCCGCGGCGGCGCTCGTGGCGGCTAACCTCGCGTGGAACCTTGGCTGGTCGACTACGCAACTGGCCGAAGTCGCCGCGGAGATCGGGAGCGACGTGCCGTTCTTCTTCGCCCGCACCGCCGCGGTTTGCCGTGGTCGGGGGGAGCGGATCGAGCCGCTCGCCGGTTTGCCGCCGCTCGACTTCGTTGTGGTGAAACCCCCGACGGGCCTTTCCACGGCCGATGTCTATCGCGCTTGCAAGCCGGGCGACGGGAGCCGGCAAGCCGGTCCGCTGGTCGAAACTTGGCAAGCGGGGAAGACGATCGACCTAGGCCGGCTGTTCCATAATCGCTTACAGCCGGCCGCGGAGACGCTTAACGGGTCGATTCGAGCGTTGGCGCAAGAGTTGCATACATCTGGCTGCTTGGGTCATCGTATGAGCGGCAGCGGCACCAGCTACTTCGCGCTCTGTCGAGACGCACGGCACGCGCGCCGCCTCGCCTCGCAACTCGCTTGTCGAGGGTTGGGGCGGACGTTTGCCGTGCGGACCTGTACTGCGACATACGGCACTGCGGCGTGAGGCTCGTTGAGGATTTCGAGCATGCCGAAAGCACTACCGCGATAGTTAATGAGCTTCGCTGAGGGAGTAAGCAGCCATGGAAATCACCGAGGTTCGCATCAAGCTCATGGAGGATGCGGGCGAACGCTTACAGGCGTTTTGCTCGATCACGTTCGACCATTGCTTCGTCATTCGCGATTTGAAAATCATCGGCGGCACCAACGGCTCGTTCGTCGCCATGCCGAGCCGACGGCTCACCGCGCATTGCCACCAATGCGGGTGCAAGAACCACCTAAAAGCCGGCTACTGCAATCAATGCGGAGCGCGCCTTAGGCAAGACACCGCCCGCGACGACGAAGGGCGCACGAAGCTCTACGCCGACATTGCGCATCCGATCAATCAAGCATGCCGCGACTTGATTCAGCAGAAAGTCATCGACGCGTTTCACCTGGAGCAAGAGCGCTCGAAGCAGCCGGGCTACGTTTCCAGCTACGACGACTTCGATGACGACGTAGCGCCGGCCCCGCGCCGCACGAACGGCACGCGCCGCGACGAGCATCGTCATCCCGAACAGAAACATCCGGACCAGCGGCACGCCGACCAACGCCATTCCGAGCCGCGTCGCGAGCCTCATATTCGCAAGGTTCCGCCGCAAGATCCCCCGGCCGCTGCGCAAGCTCTTACCGGTCAAGCCACGCCGGGCCAGATGCAAAAGATCGAAGCTCCCGAACCGGAGCCGCGCGGGCCGCACACGAACCTCAACATCCCAGCCTCGACCGAAGCCCCCGCGGAACAAAAGCCGCGCAACTTCGGCGAAGGGCTACTCTAACGCGCTTGCGGTTTCGCGAGCGTGGCCCCTCCGTTTCGCCGCAACGCCGTGTTATGCCCGCGGATGAAACTTCCGATGCACGGCTTTTAGGCGCGATTGATCGACGTGCGTGTAGATCTGCGTCGTCTGAATGCTCGCATGTCCGAGCATCTCTTGCACGAGCCGTAAGTCGGCCCCGCCGGCGAGGAGATGCGTGGCGAAGCTGTGCCTTAAAGTGTGCGGGCTCACGTCCGGATGCGCGCCGGCCTCGAGCGCATACGACTTCACGAGTTCCCACACCCGCTCGCGCCGCATCTGCTTGCCGCGCCGCGAGAGGAGGAGATAGGGCGACGGGTCTTCTCCCGGTCCGGCGAGGGTCGGGCGTTCGTCGCGTAAGTAAACGCGCACCGCTTC
This genomic interval carries:
- the ispE gene encoding 4-(cytidine 5'-diphospho)-2-C-methyl-D-erythritol kinase encodes the protein MFVRRRGSSVEVLAPAKLNLFLEVLAKRPDGYHEIETLMTPVSLFDTLVLADDASGRIELETETIADATAVSCRATASPESSPEPLPQGSANIVVRALELLRLRSGCERGARVRLTKRIPMAAGMAGGSTDAAAALVAANLAWNLGWSTTQLAEVAAEIGSDVPFFFARTAAVCRGRGERIEPLAGLPPLDFVVVKPPTGLSTADVYRACKPGDGSRQAGPLVETWQAGKTIDLGRLFHNRLQPAAETLNGSIRALAQELHTSGCLGHRMSGSGTSYFALCRDARHARRLASQLACRGLGRTFAVRTCTATYGTAA
- a CDS encoding septation protein SpoVG family protein; its protein translation is MEITEVRIKLMEDAGERLQAFCSITFDHCFVIRDLKIIGGTNGSFVAMPSRRLTAHCHQCGCKNHLKAGYCNQCGARLRQDTARDDEGRTKLYADIAHPINQACRDLIQQKVIDAFHLEQERSKQPGYVSSYDDFDDDVAPAPRRTNGTRRDEHRHPEQKHPDQRHADQRHSEPRREPHIRKVPPQDPPAAAQALTGQATPGQMQKIEAPEPEPRGPHTNLNIPASTEAPAEQKPRNFGEGLL